From the Kribbella sp. CA-293567 genome, the window GTCGGACTTACGGTTGAACACGTACTTGTTCAGCACCCACGTCAGCGCCCACAGACCGACGCCGATGATCATCAGGTAACCGGCGATCTTGTAGTCCTGCTTGGCCCGGCCCGACAGCGGGCTGGCCAGGTAGACGCACAGCACCACACCGAGCACCGGCAGCACCGTGGGGGCGTGGAAGTGCTTGTGCCCGACCTGGTCCCGGCGCAGTACCAGCACGGCGACGTTGACGATCGCGAACACGCACAGCAGCAGGAACGCGGTCGTGCCGCCGAGCGCGGTCAGATCGGCGTACCCGATCAGCAGGAACGCCAGCAGGGTGGTGAACAGGATCGCCACCCACGGCGTCCGGCGGCGGTGCAGGACGCGGCCGAGCGGGCCGGGCAGCACCTTCTCGTGGGACATGCCGTAGAGCAGCCGGCTGGCCATCAGCATGTTGATCAGCGCCGAGTTGGCCACCGCGAACATCGTGATCCAGGCGAAGATCTCGATCGGGAAGTCCGGGGCGCCGGCCTGGATCACCTTCAGCAGCGGCGTGGCGCCCTTGTTCAGCTCCTCCGGAGAGACCAGCGAGACCGCCGAGATCGCGACCAGGACGTAGATGACGCCGGTGACGCTGAGACCGATCAGCATCACCTTGGGGAAGATCCTGACCGGGTCCTTGGTCTCCTCGGCCATGTTCACCGAGTCCTCGAAGCCGACCATCGCGAAGAAGGCCAGCGCGGTGGCCGCGGTCACCGCGCTGAACGGTGACTCGCCGTCGGGGGTGTTGAACTGGGTCAGCCGCGAGGTGTCGCCGTCGCCGTGGGCCAGCGCCCAGGCGCCGACCCCGATCACGATCAGCAGACCGCTCAGCTCGATACAGGTCAGCACCACGTTCGCCTTCACGCTCTCACCGACACCGCGAAGGTTGACCAGGGCAATCAGTGCCATGAAGGCGAGCGCGGTGATCATCAGCACCGTGCCGCGCTCGGGGTCGATCTTGGTGGCCTTGAAGAAGTTCTCCGCGAACGCCTTCGACGCGCTGGAGGCCGAGGTCAGCCCCGAGCACATCACCGCGAAGGTGAGCAGGAAGGTGAGGAAGTGGATCCCGAACGCCTTGTGCGTGTAGACCGCCGCACCACCGGCCTTCGGGTACTTCGTCACCAGCTCGAGGTAACTCGTTGCCGTCAGCATCGCCACGATGAACGCGCACAGGAACGGCAGCCAGACCGCGCCACCGACCTCGCCGGCCACCTTGCCGGTCAGGGCGTAGACCCCGGTGCCGAGGATGTCGCCGACCACGAACAGCAGCAACAGGCCGGGGCCCATCACCCGCTTCAGTTCAGGACGGTCCTTCGTCTCAGCGGGTGCGCTCGCACTCTCGCTCATCCTGCCTCCCAGGTCTCTCGAAGTCGTCACATCGTCCCACCGGATCGGGCTCGGCGCGTGCCGAGGCAGGTCACGGTGTGGTCGCAACGGGTCGACGCCGGGTAACAGTCTTGCCGGGCCGTGCGTGGTGGCGGCTAGAGTCGCGGCGCTGTGGCAACGCGACGAAGGAGGCACGTCTTGGAACCGACCGGCCGGTGGAGGTCCGTCGTTCGTGCTGTCCTGCTGGGCGGTGCGGCAGTGGCGGCCGTACTGCGCCTGACGCGCGCGGGGCTGCTCTTCGTCACGGTCGTCGGCAACAGCATGGAGCCGACCCTCGATCCCGGCGACCGGGTGATCGCTCTCCGCCGGCGGGTGGCGCGGCCCCTGCGGGTCGGCGACATCGTGGTGCTGAAGGCGGACGGCCGCAACCTGATCAAGCGCCTCGCCGCGACCGGCGGGATGGAAGTCCCCGCGGAGCCCGGGCGGACCGTGCCGCCCGGGTCGTTGTGGCTGCTCGGCGACGGGCAGGAG encodes:
- a CDS encoding S26 family signal peptidase, producing the protein MEPTGRWRSVVRAVLLGGAAVAAVLRLTRAGLLFVTVVGNSMEPTLDPGDRVIALRRRVARPLRVGDIVVLKADGRNLIKRLAATGGMEVPAEPGRTVPPGSLWLLGDGQESFDSRHFGAVADDEVIGLVVRRLWGDPRRG
- a CDS encoding APC family permease, giving the protein MSESASAPAETKDRPELKRVMGPGLLLLFVVGDILGTGVYALTGKVAGEVGGAVWLPFLCAFIVAMLTATSYLELVTKYPKAGGAAVYTHKAFGIHFLTFLLTFAVMCSGLTSASSASKAFAENFFKATKIDPERGTVLMITALAFMALIALVNLRGVGESVKANVVLTCIELSGLLIVIGVGAWALAHGDGDTSRLTQFNTPDGESPFSAVTAATALAFFAMVGFEDSVNMAEETKDPVRIFPKVMLIGLSVTGVIYVLVAISAVSLVSPEELNKGATPLLKVIQAGAPDFPIEIFAWITMFAVANSALINMLMASRLLYGMSHEKVLPGPLGRVLHRRRTPWVAILFTTLLAFLLIGYADLTALGGTTAFLLLCVFAIVNVAVLVLRRDQVGHKHFHAPTVLPVLGVVLCVYLASPLSGRAKQDYKIAGYLMIIGVGLWALTWVLNKYVFNRKSDFDPSHLDPRGPVN